A portion of the Cryptomeria japonica chromosome 5, Sugi_1.0, whole genome shotgun sequence genome contains these proteins:
- the LOC131075002 gene encoding phenylacetaldehyde reductase, translating into MADEGEKTVKRVCVTGAAGYIGLWLVKDLLQRDYTVNATLRDPGDKRKSGSLLDLARAEDRLKLFQPDLLKEGSFDSTVEE; encoded by the exons ATGGCGGATGAGGGTGAGAAGACTGTAAAACGAGTGTGCGTGACTGGAGCAGCAGGATACATTGGATTATGGCTTGTGAAGGATCTTCTGCAAAGGGATTACACAGTGAACGCCACACTCAGAGATCCAG GGGACAAGAGAAAATCTGGGTCTTTGTTAGATCTGGCAAGAGCAGAGGATAGGCTTAAGCTCTTCCAACCTGATCTACTGAAGGAGGGCAGCTTTGATTCTACAGTGGAGGAGTAA